One part of the Gemmatimonadota bacterium genome encodes these proteins:
- a CDS encoding ferredoxin family protein: MTYIIAEPCIDVMDKGCVDVCPVDCIHTKDGERMLYIDPEECIDCGACEPECPVEAIFAEEDTPDEWQNYIQINADFFTDD, translated from the coding sequence ATGACCTACATTATCGCAGAGCCATGCATTGACGTAATGGACAAGGGCTGTGTCGATGTATGCCCGGTGGACTGCATTCACACCAAGGACGGCGAACGGATGCTGTACATCGATCCGGAAGAGTGCATAGACTGCGGCGCCTGCGAGCCCGAATGTCCGGTTGAGGCCATTTTCGCCGAAGAAGACACGCCGGACGAATGGCAGAACTACATCCAGATCAACGCGGACTTCTTCACGGACGACTGA
- a CDS encoding methyltransferase domain-containing protein, with amino-acid sequence MPPFAVPTELARRYDVCFKSIAIGKWVNLDMLAVRDPDVLIDEIDPEFYDEDERLPYWAEIWPSAIGLGRHLFEYPAPAGSRILELGCGIGLAGIAAAAAGLAVTACDYEEDALAFARYNARLNALDGRVSFRFLDWRNPDLDRRYTIVIGSDILYERPNHEPIQRLLHETLEPGGMFLASDPDRRAAAPFVESMIARGYRHSAQPRKVKFESKDNRITVHRFLKED; translated from the coding sequence ATGCCACCGTTCGCCGTACCCACCGAGTTGGCCCGCCGTTACGACGTCTGTTTCAAGTCCATAGCCATTGGCAAGTGGGTGAACCTGGACATGCTGGCGGTACGCGATCCCGATGTGCTCATCGACGAAATCGATCCGGAATTCTACGATGAGGATGAACGCCTGCCCTACTGGGCGGAGATCTGGCCCTCGGCGATCGGTCTCGGCCGTCACCTGTTCGAGTACCCCGCGCCCGCCGGTTCCCGGATCCTGGAACTGGGCTGCGGCATCGGCCTGGCCGGTATCGCCGCGGCCGCGGCCGGACTGGCGGTCACCGCGTGCGACTACGAAGAAGACGCCCTGGCCTTCGCCCGGTACAATGCCCGACTGAACGCCCTGGATGGGCGCGTTTCTTTCCGCTTCCTGGACTGGAGAAACCCGGATCTCGACCGAAGGTACACCATTGTAATCGGCTCGGACATCCTGTACGAAAGGCCGAATCACGAACCGATCCAGCGCCTGCTCCACGAAACGCTGGAACCGGGCGGCATGTTCCTCGCGAGCGATCCCGATCGCCGGGCGGCCGCCCCCTTCGTCGAATCCATGATCGCCCGGGGATACCGCCACAGCGCGCAGCCCCGTAAGGTGAAATTCGAAAGTAAGGACAACCGCATCACTGTCCACCGCTTTCTCAAAGAAGACTGA
- a CDS encoding CCA tRNA nucleotidyltransferase, with protein sequence MKEAIDQLPEGIRGQLRRAGRLADESGQALYLVGGTVRDLLLGRTRTDIDLAVEGDGMEFAARLARASGARSRPNPRFLTATVEMPGGHSLDVATARSETYEHPGALPWVASASMDVDLARRDFTINAMAVSLNGPSFGKLVDPFEGRSDLRKKRVRILHDRSFNDDPTRLFRAVRFEQRLRFRLERGTERRFREAVAGGMIGNLSGPRLLEQLKLVCFEPDPWLVFNRLEGLEVLRAIHPAVGSDEGLKTLVREISPSGPSGDLASPASDGWWILYLVALFGPHRAETLQGVVDRLKPNRRLRKAIEDMSRWSVVERAVESGEIDTPADFFRAVRTISKDTMLFVTLTHPDEGMRKRCESYYHQHRHMRLSIDGGTLKDLGIAEGPAYGRILDEVLSMKINGEIGTEAEERRAARTLWSRLHRSEP encoded by the coding sequence ATGAAAGAAGCCATCGACCAACTACCGGAGGGTATCCGCGGACAACTGCGCCGGGCCGGCCGCCTGGCCGATGAATCGGGACAGGCGCTTTATCTGGTTGGCGGGACCGTGCGGGACCTGCTGCTGGGACGTACCAGGACGGACATCGACCTGGCGGTAGAAGGAGACGGCATGGAGTTCGCCGCCCGGCTGGCCCGGGCCTCAGGAGCCCGCTCCAGACCGAATCCCCGGTTCCTGACGGCCACCGTGGAAATGCCCGGAGGCCACAGCCTGGACGTGGCCACGGCCCGCAGCGAGACCTACGAGCACCCGGGCGCGCTGCCCTGGGTGGCGTCCGCGTCGATGGACGTGGACCTGGCACGGCGGGATTTCACGATCAATGCCATGGCGGTCTCGCTGAACGGGCCGAGCTTTGGCAAACTGGTCGATCCGTTCGAGGGCAGGTCCGACCTGCGGAAGAAACGGGTCCGCATTCTCCACGACCGGAGCTTTAACGACGATCCGACCCGCCTATTCCGGGCCGTCCGGTTCGAACAGCGCCTTCGGTTCAGGCTCGAGCGGGGGACGGAACGGAGGTTCAGGGAAGCAGTCGCGGGGGGTATGATCGGGAACCTCTCCGGCCCCCGGTTACTCGAGCAGTTGAAACTGGTCTGCTTCGAACCGGATCCCTGGCTGGTATTCAACCGGCTGGAAGGACTCGAGGTCCTCAGGGCCATCCACCCCGCCGTCGGTTCCGACGAGGGCCTGAAGACCCTGGTTCGGGAGATAAGCCCGTCCGGCCCGTCCGGCGACCTGGCGTCTCCGGCCAGCGACGGCTGGTGGATCCTGTACCTGGTGGCGCTGTTCGGCCCGCACCGGGCGGAGACTTTGCAGGGCGTCGTGGACCGGCTGAAGCCCAACCGGCGTCTCAGGAAGGCTATCGAGGACATGTCCCGGTGGTCCGTCGTGGAACGGGCCGTCGAGTCGGGGGAAATCGACACGCCGGCGGACTTCTTCCGCGCGGTGCGGACGATCTCGAAGGACACCATGCTGTTCGTCACCCTGACCCACCCTGACGAAGGCATGCGGAAACGTTGCGAATCCTATTACCACCAGCACCGGCACATGCGCCTGTCCATCGACGGAGGCACGCTCAAGGACCTGGGCATCGCGGAGGGTCCGGCTTACGGCCGGATCCTCGACGAAGTGCTTTCGATGAAGATAAACGGCGAAATCGGGACCGAGGCGGAGGAACGCCGCGCCGCGCGGACGCTTTGGTCGCGCCTTCACCGCTCCGAGCCCTGA
- a CDS encoding site-2 protease family protein codes for MPDFTILFIAMPAILFALTFHEYAHAWAAWKLGDPTARSMGRLSLNPLVHLDPAGTIMLIITVMSGFGIGWAKPVPVDPRYLRNPRKDMLWIALAGPVSNIILAFILVGVFTHMPSGGALTDTLRQMIRYGIIINLALAFFNMLPIPPLDGSRVLKGLLPPAQAQRYGQLEMYGPMLLIGLIIADQMLQLGIIRTWIAVPAQISLRLMSEIFSSF; via the coding sequence ATGCCCGACTTTACGATCCTGTTCATCGCCATGCCGGCGATCCTCTTCGCCCTGACCTTTCACGAGTATGCCCATGCCTGGGCGGCGTGGAAACTGGGCGACCCCACGGCGCGCAGCATGGGGCGGCTTTCGCTTAACCCCCTGGTACATCTCGACCCGGCCGGGACCATCATGCTGATCATCACCGTCATGAGCGGATTCGGCATCGGCTGGGCGAAACCCGTGCCGGTGGATCCACGCTACCTGCGCAATCCACGGAAGGACATGCTCTGGATCGCCCTGGCCGGGCCGGTGTCCAATATCATCCTGGCCTTCATCCTGGTGGGCGTGTTTACCCACATGCCCTCGGGCGGCGCCCTGACCGACACGCTGCGCCAGATGATCCGGTACGGCATCATCATCAACCTGGCGCTGGCCTTCTTCAACATGCTGCCGATCCCCCCGCTGGACGGGTCGCGGGTCCTGAAGGGACTGCTGCCCCCGGCGCAGGCTCAGCGGTACGGCCAGCTGGAGATGTACGGCCCCATGCTGCTGATCGGCCTGATCATCGCGGACCAGATGCTCCAGCTGGGCATCATCCGGACCTGGATCGCCGTGCCTGCCCAGATCAGCCTGCGCCTGATGAGCGAAATCTTCAGCAGCTTCTAA
- a CDS encoding dipeptide epimerase — protein sequence MRLSAETVRLDLIHPFRIAREVSDHKHNVLLRISEGELTGTGEAAPSRYYGEDAGSVIRALEKVPPLLGGDPFELEETTGRLASALPGDPAARAAVDIALHDLAAQRLGVPLYRWLGLDPAKTPVTSFTIGIDEPAAVRRKVREAEGYPALKIKLGSEQDLDIMRAIRDETNARIRIDANAGWTADQAVEMVGRLSEFGVELVEQPLPPGSPADWRRVREAASMPVFADESVLVSPDVPAMAGLVDGVNVKLMKCGGVREALRLIHTARAHGMRVMIGCMIETSVAITAAAHLSPLADYADLDGNLLISNDPFTGATVRQGRLILPEGPGIGIAPGS from the coding sequence ATGCGGCTGAGCGCCGAAACGGTCCGCCTGGACCTCATCCATCCCTTCCGTATCGCCCGCGAGGTCAGCGATCACAAGCACAACGTGCTCTTGCGCATCTCCGAAGGCGAGTTGACCGGTACGGGTGAAGCCGCACCTTCTCGCTACTACGGGGAAGACGCCGGTTCGGTCATCCGGGCGCTGGAGAAAGTGCCGCCCCTCCTCGGCGGCGATCCCTTCGAACTCGAGGAAACGACCGGTCGTCTCGCGTCCGCGCTTCCGGGCGATCCCGCGGCGCGCGCGGCCGTGGATATCGCACTGCACGACCTGGCCGCCCAGCGGCTCGGCGTACCGCTCTACCGGTGGCTCGGTCTCGATCCCGCGAAAACGCCTGTCACTTCATTCACCATCGGCATCGACGAGCCGGCGGCCGTCCGCCGCAAAGTGCGCGAAGCCGAAGGGTACCCGGCGTTGAAGATCAAGCTCGGCTCGGAACAGGACCTCGACATCATGCGCGCGATCCGGGATGAAACGAATGCGCGCATCCGGATCGACGCCAACGCGGGGTGGACGGCGGACCAGGCCGTGGAAATGGTGGGCCGCCTGTCCGAGTTCGGCGTGGAACTCGTGGAGCAGCCTCTGCCCCCCGGTTCGCCCGCGGACTGGCGCAGGGTGCGGGAGGCCGCGTCCATGCCGGTCTTCGCTGACGAAAGCGTACTGGTCTCACCGGACGTGCCCGCCATGGCCGGCCTGGTGGACGGCGTCAACGTTAAACTGATGAAGTGCGGCGGGGTCCGCGAAGCGCTCCGCCTTATCCACACCGCCCGGGCCCACGGGATGCGCGTCATGATCGGCTGCATGATCGAAACCTCCGTCGCCATCACCGCCGCGGCCCATCTCTCCCCATTGGCCGACTATGCCGACCTGGACGGCAACCTGCTGATTTCCAACGATCCCTTCACAGGGGCAACCGTTCGGCAGGGACGCCTGATTCTGCCGGAGGGACCGGGAATCGGGATAGCGCCCGGGTCATAG